AGAACGAACTCGGCGTCGGCGGGAACTTCCATGTCCACCGAGATGCACTTTGCCATCGGCACGCCTTTTTTGCGGAAGAAGCCCGCCAGAAGAAGCTCGTCTATTCCGCGCGGCATGGGGGCTGTCGCCGCGTAGATTGTGGCGGGGTCGGCTCCGATTGCGACCGCCACGGGCATGCGTTTTTTCGCTTTTGCGTACTCTTTGAAAAAGTGCGAGCCGTCTTTGTGGACATGCCAGTGCATGCCCGTAGTGTCGGCGTCGTAGACTTGCAGTCGGTACATGCCCAGATTCCGCTTTTTGCCGTCGGGCGACTTCGTGAAAACGAGCGGAAGGGTGATGAATCTGCCGCCGTCGTGCGGCCAGCATTTCAGCACGGGGATTTCGGAAAGGTCGATGTCTTTGCCCGTTTTTACGACCTCCTGACACGGCGGGCAGCCTCGGAATTTCCTGGGCAGAATGCGGGCGAGCGGGAGCGTCTTTTTTGCCAAGTCCCAAAAGTCGGCAAAGGATTTCGGCGGGTTTGCCTCCGTAAGCTCGGCGATTTCTCGACCCGCGTCGGCGAGCCTTTCGATTCCGAGAGCCGCCGACATGCGCCTGTCGCTGCCGAAAAGGTTGACCGCTACGGGGAAGGACTTTCTGCCGTTGTCCACCACGTTTTCGAAAAGCAGAGCCTTGCCGCCGTCGGGCTTTTTCGATTCGGCGTCGGCGTATTTCGAGATTTCAACAATCGGCGAAACCTCGTCTTTTATGCGCACGAGTTCCCCCGCCGCGTCGAGCATGTCGATAAATTCGGATATGTTTTTGTAGGATTTTTTCACAGTCCCCACTCCCTTATGAACGTTTGTTTGAAGCCCATCGCCTGCACGATTCGCGCGGCGATTGTGTCGGCGATGTCGTCGGCGGTTTTCGGTTTTCCGTAGAACGACACGCACGGCGGAAGCACCGTAGCCCCCGCAAGAAAAAGCGTTTCCATGTTGCGGATATGCGAGAGCGCAAGCGGCGTCTCGCGCGGGCAGACAACCAGCCTGCGGCGTTCCTTCAAGGCGACTTCCGCCGCGCGTACAATCAGGTTGTCGGCGATTCCGCACGCGAGCTTTCCGAGGGTTTTCATCGAGCACGGCGCGATTGCCATTGCGTCGAATAAAAACGAGCCGCTCGCGGGAGGCGCGCGGAAATTGCACTCGTCGAAAAATTTTACCGTCCGAGCGGACACTCCGAGCCGTTCGAGAGCTGCGGCGGCGTCGGACGCGCCGTCGATTTCGTCGGGTATGATTTCCGCGGCGGCGTCGCTTACAATGCAGTATACTTCGGCGGCGGCGCGGACGAGCATCGCCGCAGTCCGTATCCCGATTGTCGCGCCCGAAGCCCCCGTAATCGCCACGACCGCGCGTTTTTTTTGTGCGCTATCCATGTCGAAAAATTATGTTGGAAAGCGTTCCCGCGAAAATCAGCGCGGAAATCGAAACGCTTTCGTAGAAGAAAACGAGCTGGGTTTTAGCCTCGCCGAATTTCGTAATCGCGTAGATTCCGTAGGCATACATGGCGGCGATTGCCGCAACGCATGCGTAGTAAACCCAGTTCAATCCGAAGAGAACGCCCGTCGCCGCAAGGCACGCCGCCGCCGCCGCGAACGAAACCGACGCAATGCGGAGCGTGTTTTTGCGCCCGAACCTCGCGGGCACGGAATGCAGGTTGTGGGCGATGTCGAACTTTTCGTCCTGCAAGGCGTAGATGAGGTCGAATGCGGAAATGTTGAAAAACAGGGCGAAGCCGAGAGCCAGAATGCGCGGGTCGAGGGAGTCCGTCGCCGCAATCCACGCGCCTATCGGCGCGAGCGCGAGCGCGGCCCCCAAGATGTAGTGCGCCGCGCAGGTGAAGCGTTTTGCGTACGAGTACCCCAGCAGCACGACGAGCGCGGGGAACGACAGCCAAAAGCACAGCCGGTTTATCATCGCCGCGGAAAGCGAAAAGACCGCTACCGAAATCGCCGTAAAAACCGCGGCGTCTCGCACGGAGATTTCGCCCGTGGCGGTGGGGCGGTTTGCGGTGCGCGGGTTGAGAATGTCGAACTTTCGGTCTGCGATTCTGTTGAAGCCCATCGTCGCCGACCTCGCCGCCGCGAACGCAACGACCGTCCAAAATATTTTGCCCGCCCCGAAGCCGAAGCCCGCCAAATGCGCCAAACACAACGCCGAAAGCGCGAACGGAAGCGCGAACAGAGTGTGCCCGAGCTTTATCATTTCGGCGTAAATCTTTGCGGATTTAAAGAAATTCATTGTATCCATCTTTGCGTTTTCGGAAAAAATCGCAAACCAAAAGTGGCGGACGTCCGCCCGAAGCCGCCGCCGAGCCGCCCGCAATTCGCGGAGGAGAGGAGTGCCGGAGCGTTTGTTCCGCGCCTGTCTGCTTGACAAAAGCGCGGCTTGTGCCATGCTTGTCCGAATGGAAAATTTTGCAGACAGAAGCGGATGCATCGGACGCGAAGAGGCTCTCGAACTTTTGAAATCGGGCAGTCCGCTCGATTTGGGCGAACGCGCCGACGCCGCCCGCAGGGCGCGCCACGGCAACAAGGCTTATTACGCGGTGAACGCGGCGATAACGTATTCGAATATTTGCGAGGCTCTCTGCCCCATTTGCTCGTTTTCCAGAAAGGAGGGGCAGGAAGGCTCCTACCTGCTTTCGCCCGACGAAGTGCGCGAAAGGGCGGCGAACTTTTCGAAAATGGGCGCGGAGGAAATCCACATCATCGGCGGCATGTACTCCAAGCTTCCGCTGGCGTACTACATCGACGTTGTGAAAGCCGTGAAAGACGCCGACCAAAAGCTCAACGTGGTGTCGTTCACGGTGTCGGAATGCGTGCTGATGTCGCGGGTGTCGGGGCTGCCGCTCGAAACCGTAATCCGCATGCTCATGGACGCGGGAACGGGCGCGCTCCCCGGGGGAGGCGCCGAAATTTTCGACGACGCCGTGCGCGAAAAAATCTCGCCGAACAAGCTCACCGCCGACGAATGGCTCGGCGCAATGCGCGTCGCCCACCGCTGCGGCTTGAAGACAAACGCCACAATGCTTTACGGGCACATCGAAACGCCCGAAACGGTCGTAGACCATCTGTTCAGGCTGCGCGAATTGCAGGACGAAACGGGCGGCTTCAAGGCGTTCGTGCCGCTTCCGTTCAGGCGCGGCGCAAGCGCGATTAGCTCGAAGGCGTCGGGCGTGTACGACCTCAAAATATGCTCGCTTGCGAGAATCGTTCTCGACAATTTTCCGCATATCCGCGTGCCGATTCCGCACTTCGGCGACAGAATGGCGCAGATACTGCTTAACTTCGGCGCGGACGACATCGGCGGAACGCACTGGCATGAGGAGGTCGCGGCGGCGGCGGGAGCGGCTAAAACGGAGCGCACCGAAGAGTTCATGCGGCGCACGATAGCCGGAGCGGGCTTCGAGCCGGTGAAATGCAATTCCAATTATGGCGCATAGTTTCGGCAGGGTTTCGTACATCAACAGCATTCCGCTTTTCTGCGCGGAACCGCCGTTCGACGTGCGCGAGGCAGTGCCGTCGAAGCTTAACGCCGCGGTCGAAAGCGGCGCGCTCGACATCTCGCTAATCTCGCGCTGGATTTATCCGAAAGTCGCAAAAGACTATGCGGTTATCCCCGATTTTTGCATAGGAGGCGACGGCGAAATAATGTCGGTAAAGCTGTTTTCGCGCGCGCCCCTCGGGCGGCTCGGCGGGCGCAAAATTTTCATCACTTCCGAAAGCGGCACGTCAATCAGGGCGTTCCGCTACGCGATGGTCAAAAAATACAAAATCGACATCTTTGCGCTTCCGCGCGCCGACGGAATCGCCGATGCCGACGCCGTTTTGCTTATCGGCAACCGCGCCCTTTCTTTCGACGCCTCCGACTACGGCTTTGTCGCCGACTTGGGCGAACTCTGGAAAGAGGTTGCGGAAGTGCCCATGATTTACGCGGTGGCGGTTGCGCGGCGCGGAATCTTCGGCGGGGCGGAGGGCGAAGTGCGCGAATATTTCGGAAAGTCGCTCGAACTGTTCGAATCGCAAAAGCCGCGCTGGCTCGACGTCGCCGCAAGACGCTTCGAGCAGTCGGAGGGCGTGCCGATTGCGCGTTCGGTTTTGGAAAAATACTACTCGCGCCTGATTTACAGAT
The Opitutia bacterium KCR 482 genome window above contains:
- a CDS encoding UbiA-like polyprenyltransferase, with protein sequence MNFFKSAKIYAEMIKLGHTLFALPFALSALCLAHLAGFGFGAGKIFWTVVAFAAARSATMGFNRIADRKFDILNPRTANRPTATGEISVRDAAVFTAISVAVFSLSAAMINRLCFWLSFPALVVLLGYSYAKRFTCAAHYILGAALALAPIGAWIAATDSLDPRILALGFALFFNISAFDLIYALQDEKFDIAHNLHSVPARFGRKNTLRIASVSFAAAAACLAATGVLFGLNWVYYACVAAIAAMYAYGIYAITKFGEAKTQLVFFYESVSISALIFAGTLSNIIFRHG
- a CDS encoding CofH family radical SAM protein yields the protein MENFADRSGCIGREEALELLKSGSPLDLGERADAARRARHGNKAYYAVNAAITYSNICEALCPICSFSRKEGQEGSYLLSPDEVRERAANFSKMGAEEIHIIGGMYSKLPLAYYIDVVKAVKDADQKLNVVSFTVSECVLMSRVSGLPLETVIRMLMDAGTGALPGGGAEIFDDAVREKISPNKLTADEWLGAMRVAHRCGLKTNATMLYGHIETPETVVDHLFRLRELQDETGGFKAFVPLPFRRGASAISSKASGVYDLKICSLARIVLDNFPHIRVPIPHFGDRMAQILLNFGADDIGGTHWHEEVAAAAGAAKTERTEEFMRRTIAGAGFEPVKCNSNYGA
- a CDS encoding UbiX family flavin prenyltransferase, translated to MDSAQKKRAVVAITGASGATIGIRTAAMLVRAAAEVYCIVSDAAAEIIPDEIDGASDAAAALERLGVSARTVKFFDECNFRAPPASGSFLFDAMAIAPCSMKTLGKLACGIADNLIVRAAEVALKERRRLVVCPRETPLALSHIRNMETLFLAGATVLPPCVSFYGKPKTADDIADTIAARIVQAMGFKQTFIREWGL
- a CDS encoding menaquinone biosynthesis protein, producing the protein MAHSFGRVSYINSIPLFCAEPPFDVREAVPSKLNAAVESGALDISLISRWIYPKVAKDYAVIPDFCIGGDGEIMSVKLFSRAPLGRLGGRKIFITSESGTSIRAFRYAMVKKYKIDIFALPRADGIADADAVLLIGNRALSFDASDYGFVADLGELWKEVAEVPMIYAVAVARRGIFGGAEGEVREYFGKSLELFESQKPRWLDVAARRFEQSEGVPIARSVLEKYYSRLIYRFDGGEFEKSFKYVEALDGYIG